A window from Verrucomicrobiota bacterium encodes these proteins:
- a CDS encoding AraC family transcriptional regulator, translated as MTFKKRVYSSPDFVSKQVLQSDYHFVDLTPSEGESLVLVGAGRERCDSGFHLKRNRFKYFAVELIVSGKWEFVCGGMAYELGPGSVFAYSPETSFNLRCCSDQSSLKYFVDFAGRHASLLIKRAGLVPGVPKRVTPDGIRALFDQVLDTNGYSLTVAREMGSLIIRLILMRIGQDQIVDDRSGSLSYETYLRCRGFIQAEFRVLRSVEEVSSRCHLDRAYLSRLFKIHSKESPYHFLTRMKMEYAAERLRNQRIAVKAVAAEVAYDDPFHFSRLFKKFFGLSPKHYATGNS; from the coding sequence GTGACATTCAAGAAAAGAGTGTACAGCAGTCCTGATTTTGTCTCGAAACAGGTCCTTCAGAGCGACTACCACTTTGTAGACCTAACCCCCTCGGAAGGTGAATCCCTGGTTTTGGTGGGTGCAGGGCGCGAACGCTGCGACTCCGGCTTTCATCTCAAACGAAATAGATTTAAGTATTTTGCAGTTGAGTTGATCGTATCCGGCAAGTGGGAGTTCGTTTGTGGAGGCATGGCCTACGAGTTGGGCCCGGGTAGCGTTTTTGCCTACAGTCCAGAGACGAGCTTCAATTTGCGATGTTGTTCCGACCAATCGTCCTTAAAATATTTTGTGGATTTTGCAGGTCGTCATGCCTCTCTTTTGATCAAGCGGGCTGGTCTGGTTCCCGGTGTTCCGAAAAGGGTTACTCCAGACGGAATTCGCGCACTGTTTGACCAGGTTTTGGATACGAATGGATACTCTTTGACCGTTGCTCGGGAGATGGGAAGTTTGATCATACGATTGATTCTGATGCGAATCGGACAGGATCAGATCGTCGATGATCGATCCGGCAGTCTTAGTTACGAGACGTACCTCCGCTGCAGGGGTTTCATACAGGCAGAGTTTCGCGTGTTGCGTTCGGTCGAGGAGGTGAGCTCTCGCTGTCATTTGGACCGCGCCTACTTATCCCGTTTGTTTAAGATCCATAGTAAAGAAAGCCCTTATCATTTTTTGACCCGAATGAAGATGGAGTATGCCGCCGAGCGCCTTCGCAACCAGCGTATCGCGGTTAAAGCGGTGGCTGCTGAAGTGGCCTACGACGACCCTTTTCACTTTTCTCGCTTGTTTAAGAAATTCTTTGGGCTATCACCAAAACACTATGCCACCGGGAATTCTTGA
- a CDS encoding class I adenylate-forming enzyme family protein, translated as MRYSGARLGYQVDLSRLLERPLAIAPDAVGLVTEEGSWTWRELEQLSNDYAANLIASGLSPGDRVASYLPNCSTLIIHFLGTLKAGLVAVPLNYRYTASEIDHALSVSDAKALVYDAERAEQVKESSNASELPVRFIRRGSANGAVDVRTLFVESNGPVEVQCATDDPAMIFFTSGSTGPAKGVTHTRASIGAIAISYGRSMQLSPDDRFMNATSCSHIGGSMKFIGAVLEAAQFITFEVGKIDVQVDLLRKCRPTFLAMLPASLFALERDKRTLPEHFSSLRTVLIGGDKVSAQLKREFFEKSGIHISEAYGMTEAGICHFNAFPMESKPGTVGRTAAGFLAEIRDDAGNPLTHGKEGQLWLKAPNVMQGYWGRPKETSEVFDEDGWFNTGDVMVVDPDGYLYFHGRRKRIIVHDGSNIFPQEVEDSLLDHEAVNSVGVIGIKNPMHGENVRAYVELKKGVNPPSESELIEFSRERVGYKVPEEIVYLPQMPMNAGGKVDRETLKQMAEDAVHGNNSSLDQPLMNGDREWGGNKK; from the coding sequence ATGAGGTATTCTGGAGCACGCCTTGGTTATCAAGTCGATCTTTCAAGGTTGTTGGAACGGCCTCTTGCGATTGCGCCGGATGCTGTTGGTCTTGTCACGGAAGAGGGTAGTTGGACTTGGCGTGAGCTTGAGCAGCTTTCGAATGACTATGCTGCCAATTTGATTGCGAGTGGTCTTTCTCCCGGAGATCGCGTAGCGTCTTACCTCCCAAACTGCAGCACCCTGATCATTCACTTTTTGGGCACACTAAAAGCGGGTCTTGTGGCGGTTCCGCTCAACTATCGATACACGGCGAGCGAGATTGATCACGCGCTTTCTGTGAGTGATGCCAAAGCTTTGGTCTACGATGCCGAGCGTGCGGAGCAGGTTAAGGAATCTTCGAATGCGAGTGAACTGCCGGTGCGCTTCATTCGGAGGGGGTCGGCCAATGGAGCGGTGGATGTTCGCACGCTCTTTGTCGAGTCGAATGGGCCAGTTGAGGTTCAGTGTGCGACGGATGATCCTGCTATGATCTTTTTCACCTCGGGAAGTACAGGACCAGCAAAAGGGGTCACTCACACCAGGGCATCCATTGGAGCGATCGCAATTAGCTATGGCCGGTCCATGCAGCTTTCTCCCGACGATCGGTTCATGAATGCCACCTCCTGCTCCCACATAGGTGGATCCATGAAATTCATTGGAGCGGTTTTGGAAGCGGCTCAATTCATCACCTTCGAGGTGGGTAAAATTGATGTTCAGGTCGACCTTCTACGAAAGTGTCGGCCGACTTTTCTCGCCATGCTTCCGGCCTCTCTTTTCGCCTTGGAACGGGACAAACGAACGTTGCCGGAGCACTTTTCATCACTCCGAACGGTTCTGATCGGCGGAGATAAGGTGTCGGCGCAACTCAAGCGCGAATTCTTTGAAAAGTCGGGGATCCACATTTCGGAAGCCTATGGGATGACAGAGGCAGGAATCTGTCACTTCAATGCCTTCCCAATGGAGTCGAAACCGGGCACCGTTGGACGAACCGCAGCGGGCTTTTTGGCGGAAATTCGGGACGATGCAGGCAACCCGCTCACGCACGGAAAGGAGGGACAGCTCTGGCTAAAAGCCCCGAATGTGATGCAGGGTTACTGGGGTCGACCGAAGGAGACCTCAGAAGTCTTTGACGAGGACGGATGGTTCAATACAGGCGATGTGATGGTGGTGGATCCAGACGGTTACCTCTACTTCCACGGACGGAGAAAGCGGATTATTGTTCATGACGGTTCCAATATTTTTCCGCAGGAAGTCGAGGACTCGCTTCTCGATCACGAGGCTGTAAATAGCGTTGGGGTCATCGGAATAAAGAATCCTATGCACGGCGAAAATGTCCGTGCCTACGTCGAGCTCAAAAAGGGAGTAAACCCGCCTTCGGAGTCCGAGCTGATCGAATTTTCGAGGGAGCGGGTAGGCTACAAGGTACCCGAGGAAATCGTCTATCTACCTCAAATGCCCATGAATGCGGGAGGTAAAGTCGACCGCGAGACGTTGAAGCAAATGGCAGAGGATGCAGTGCACGGGAATAACAGTTCTCTGGATCAACCACTGATGAATGGTGATAGAGAGTGGGGAGGTAACAAGAAGTGA
- a CDS encoding aldo/keto reductase → MPTPSAKLELPRIIFGSSALGNLYEVVPDENKLKIVENWIRYQKNPLIDSAGKYGAGLALENIGKCLKTLGVRPDEVLISNKLGWKRTPLLTPEPTFEQGVWLGLENDAAHSFGYDGILACYEQGNELLGSYNAQLLSVHDPDEYLLGADSPEETTERYQDILDSYRALNELREEGKALGVGVGSKDWTIIKRLYDDGVPLDWVMFANSFTIYSHPSEIIDFIKKLNEAGVTIINSAVFNAGFLIGGKWFNYREVTPDSEPELFEWRDRFLKLCEAHSVPPALACCEFGLSAPGIQSLALNTTRAERVEQNVSLVNNQAPLSFWAEMKNQGLIESDYPYL, encoded by the coding sequence ATGCCTACACCATCCGCCAAACTAGAACTCCCGAGAATCATTTTTGGCTCAAGTGCTCTCGGAAATCTCTATGAAGTGGTTCCAGACGAAAACAAACTGAAAATTGTTGAGAATTGGATCCGCTACCAGAAGAACCCACTCATCGATTCCGCGGGTAAATACGGTGCTGGCCTCGCCCTCGAAAACATCGGGAAATGCTTGAAGACGCTGGGTGTGCGACCCGACGAAGTGTTGATCAGCAACAAACTTGGCTGGAAACGGACACCCCTACTCACCCCCGAACCAACGTTCGAGCAAGGAGTCTGGTTAGGCCTCGAAAACGATGCAGCTCACTCTTTCGGCTACGATGGCATCCTGGCTTGCTACGAACAAGGTAATGAATTGCTCGGCAGCTACAACGCACAGCTCTTGTCCGTCCATGATCCGGATGAATATCTCTTGGGTGCCGACTCTCCAGAAGAAACCACCGAACGCTACCAGGATATCCTCGACAGCTATCGTGCTCTGAATGAGTTACGCGAGGAAGGTAAAGCTTTAGGCGTCGGTGTTGGTTCGAAAGATTGGACAATAATCAAACGACTTTACGACGACGGTGTTCCCTTGGACTGGGTGATGTTCGCCAACAGTTTTACGATCTACTCTCACCCGTCTGAGATCATTGATTTCATCAAAAAATTAAATGAGGCCGGAGTCACCATCATTAACTCAGCGGTCTTTAACGCAGGCTTTCTAATCGGAGGGAAATGGTTCAACTACCGTGAAGTCACACCAGACTCAGAACCTGAACTCTTTGAGTGGCGCGACCGCTTCCTGAAACTCTGCGAAGCTCATTCTGTCCCGCCTGCCCTGGCATGCTGTGAGTTTGGACTCTCTGCTCCAGGCATCCAAAGCCTTGCTCTCAACACTACGCGCGCAGAACGGGTTGAGCAAAATGTATCTCTTGTGAACAACCAAGCTCCTCTTTCGTTTTGGGCGGAAATGAAAAATCAGGGGCTGATC